Proteins from a single region of Haloterrigena alkaliphila:
- the ilvD gene encoding dihydroxy-acid dehydratase, whose product MSQQPEQRSPAEGKPDDLPSNEVTEGVERAPHRAMFRAMGYDDEDFDSPMIGVANPAADITPCNVHLDDVAQSAYDAVDEADGMPIEFGTITISDAISMGTEGMKASLISREVIADSVELVAFGERMDGLVTIGGCDKNMPGMMMAAIRTDLPSVFLYGGSIMPGEHEGREITVQNLFEGVGAVADGEMSEDELDEMERNACPGAGSCGGMFTANTMASISETIGFAPLGSSSPPAEDEERYEVARESGELAVEVVRERRRPSDFLSRESFENAIALQVAIGGSTNAVLHLLAMAAEAGIDLDIEDFNEISARTPKIAKLQPSGARVMNDLHEVGGVPVVLRELLEADLLHGDALTVTGETIAEAVERVDPPRISDLDADFLYTVDDPIHERGAIRILTGNLAPDGAVIKMTGEDHLHHEGPVRIFEQEENAMAYVQEGRVDSGDVIGIRNEGPRGGPGMREMLGVTSAVAGQGHAEDVALFTDGRFSGATRGFSIGHVAPEAAAGGPIAALEDGDTITIDIDELELSVDLSDEEIERRLEERDEPEPNYTTGVLAKYGRAFGSAANGAVTNPGAKQE is encoded by the coding sequence ATGAGCCAACAGCCCGAACAGCGGTCGCCCGCGGAGGGGAAACCCGACGACCTGCCGAGCAACGAGGTCACGGAGGGGGTCGAGCGCGCGCCCCACCGTGCGATGTTCCGCGCGATGGGGTACGACGACGAGGACTTCGACTCGCCGATGATCGGCGTCGCGAACCCGGCCGCGGACATCACGCCCTGTAACGTGCACCTGGATGACGTGGCCCAGTCGGCCTACGACGCCGTCGACGAGGCCGACGGCATGCCCATCGAGTTCGGCACCATCACCATCTCCGACGCCATCTCGATGGGGACCGAGGGAATGAAGGCCTCCCTCATCTCGCGGGAAGTGATCGCCGACTCCGTCGAACTGGTCGCCTTCGGCGAGCGCATGGACGGCCTCGTCACCATCGGCGGCTGCGACAAGAACATGCCCGGGATGATGATGGCCGCCATCCGGACGGACCTGCCCAGCGTCTTCCTCTACGGCGGATCGATCATGCCCGGCGAGCACGAGGGCCGGGAGATCACCGTCCAGAACCTCTTCGAGGGGGTCGGCGCCGTCGCCGACGGCGAGATGTCCGAGGACGAACTCGACGAGATGGAGCGCAACGCCTGCCCCGGCGCCGGCTCCTGTGGCGGGATGTTCACCGCGAACACGATGGCCTCCATCTCCGAGACCATCGGCTTCGCGCCGCTCGGCTCCTCCTCCCCGCCCGCCGAGGACGAAGAGCGCTACGAGGTCGCCCGCGAGAGCGGCGAACTGGCCGTCGAGGTCGTCCGGGAACGCCGCAGGCCCTCCGACTTCCTCTCGAGGGAGTCCTTCGAGAACGCCATCGCACTGCAGGTGGCGATCGGGGGCTCGACCAACGCCGTGCTCCACCTGCTGGCGATGGCCGCCGAGGCCGGCATCGACCTCGACATCGAGGACTTCAACGAGATCAGCGCCCGCACGCCGAAGATCGCCAAACTCCAGCCCAGCGGCGCGCGCGTGATGAACGACCTCCACGAGGTCGGCGGCGTTCCGGTCGTCCTCCGCGAACTGCTCGAGGCCGACCTGCTCCACGGCGACGCGCTGACGGTCACCGGCGAGACCATCGCCGAGGCCGTCGAGCGCGTCGATCCGCCCCGAATTTCGGACCTCGACGCCGACTTTCTCTACACCGTCGACGATCCGATCCACGAGCGGGGCGCCATCCGCATCCTCACCGGCAACCTCGCGCCCGACGGCGCCGTCATCAAGATGACCGGCGAGGACCACCTCCACCACGAGGGGCCGGTTCGCATCTTCGAGCAGGAGGAGAACGCGATGGCGTACGTCCAGGAGGGCCGCGTCGACTCCGGCGACGTCATCGGCATCCGCAACGAGGGTCCCCGCGGCGGCCCCGGCATGCGCGAGATGCTCGGCGTCACGAGCGCCGTGGCGGGACAAGGCCACGCCGAGGACGTCGCGCTGTTCACCGACGGTCGGTTCTCGGGGGCCACCCGCGGGTTCTCCATCGGCCACGTCGCGCCGGAGGCCGCTGCCGGCGGTCCGATCGCCGCCCTCGAGGACGGCGACACGATCACCATCGACATCGACGAGCTCGAACTCTCCGTTGACCTCTCCGACGAGGAGATCGAGCGGCGACTCGAGGAACGCGACGAACCCGAGCCCAACTACACGACCGGCGTGCTGGCGAAGTACGGCCGGGCGTTCGGTTCGGCGGCCAACGGTGCCGTGACGAACCCCGGCGCAAAGCAGGAGTGA
- a CDS encoding YncE family protein — MNARPTRRRFLQTGCAVGGVALAGCFEGDESSEPDGNADGNGDGNADPIFDGASPIYHEYTQDGRYAYATLGPAYGEGGAFVFDIETLELEATFPDVPANYATIAHPSAPKLYLTGGAADTEETAPAGEWWAFDTERHELLEHRESNGHETHGGAFTPDGEELWLINRDTGDALVIDPETDEAVAEVDYIGESPDVITMSPDGRYAYTTTRGAMPQSGPRAIRSEEPGLNVVDVHAREYVGTVQPDPETPQSDFHGIGMVPGGRDDEFEVWAVDQGTATLYVLEPTDGGASLEIGDAVDLGDAGAETPHAVAFDSQYRYAAIPSTSGAATRILRVDDRAVVDELETGANSHFASFTPDDGRILVDVIGAEKVVEIEADLESESFAIDRELSLSALDPFPGGE, encoded by the coding sequence ATGAACGCGCGACCGACGCGTCGGCGATTCCTGCAGACCGGATGCGCCGTCGGCGGTGTCGCACTCGCGGGCTGTTTCGAGGGCGACGAATCGAGCGAACCGGACGGGAACGCCGATGGAAACGGCGACGGGAACGCCGACCCGATCTTCGACGGCGCGAGCCCCATCTACCACGAGTATACGCAGGACGGACGGTACGCCTACGCCACGCTCGGCCCCGCCTACGGCGAGGGCGGCGCCTTCGTCTTCGATATCGAGACGCTCGAACTCGAGGCGACGTTCCCGGACGTCCCCGCGAACTACGCGACCATCGCCCACCCGAGCGCGCCCAAACTCTACCTCACCGGTGGCGCCGCCGATACCGAGGAGACGGCGCCGGCCGGCGAGTGGTGGGCGTTCGACACGGAGCGCCACGAACTCCTCGAGCACCGGGAGAGCAACGGGCACGAGACCCACGGCGGCGCGTTCACGCCCGACGGCGAAGAACTGTGGCTGATCAACCGCGACACTGGCGACGCGCTCGTGATCGATCCCGAGACCGACGAGGCCGTCGCGGAGGTCGACTACATCGGCGAGTCGCCGGACGTGATCACGATGTCGCCCGACGGCCGGTACGCCTACACGACGACACGCGGCGCGATGCCCCAGTCGGGGCCCCGCGCCATCCGGAGCGAGGAACCCGGACTCAACGTCGTCGACGTCCACGCGCGCGAGTACGTCGGGACGGTCCAGCCCGATCCCGAGACGCCACAGAGTGACTTCCACGGGATCGGGATGGTCCCCGGCGGGCGCGACGACGAGTTCGAGGTGTGGGCCGTCGACCAGGGGACCGCCACGCTGTACGTTCTCGAACCGACGGACGGCGGTGCTAGCCTCGAGATCGGGGACGCGGTCGATCTCGGCGACGCCGGCGCGGAGACCCCCCACGCGGTCGCGTTCGACTCCCAGTATCGGTACGCCGCGATTCCGAGCACCAGCGGCGCCGCGACGCGAATTCTCCGCGTCGACGATCGCGCGGTCGTCGACGAACTCGAGACCGGGGCGAACTCCCACTTCGCCAGTTTCACGCCCGACGACGGGCGGATTCTGGTGGACGTGATCGGCGCCGAGAAGGTCGTCGAGATCGAGGCCGACCTCGAGTCGGAATCGTTCGCGATCGACCGGGAACTCTCGCTGTCGGCGCTCGACCCGTTCCCCGGTGGCGAATAA
- a CDS encoding cohesin domain-containing protein, translating to MRTRGPRNAREVATAVGYAAVLLVVASLAIAGAAGTAAAGDSATILEVDPETAEAPPGETIHVAVVMTSDGGYGGIGLERIAFGLEYDSDVLTVEEVHHGPWLEQGNETTVVTDHAVDDEAGTARIEQYRDPAAGGATGQDRVATVTFRVAEDADGTTAPLNVTAVDAGLANDWPVQSFTHNGSVVVEAGTGVVDASAPEPAGENGETNDGDSVDIGDAVPGFVAGTALATLVGVCLASVARRP from the coding sequence ATGCGTACTCGCGGCCCGCGGAACGCTCGAGAGGTCGCGACCGCGGTCGGGTACGCGGCCGTCCTGCTGGTGGTCGCGTCGCTGGCGATTGCGGGTGCCGCCGGGACGGCCGCCGCCGGCGACAGCGCGACGATCCTCGAGGTCGATCCGGAGACCGCCGAAGCGCCGCCCGGCGAGACGATCCACGTCGCGGTCGTGATGACCAGCGACGGCGGCTACGGCGGGATCGGTCTCGAGCGGATCGCGTTCGGTCTCGAGTACGATAGCGACGTGCTGACCGTCGAAGAGGTTCACCACGGTCCGTGGCTCGAGCAGGGCAACGAGACGACCGTGGTCACCGACCACGCCGTCGACGACGAGGCCGGCACGGCTCGCATCGAGCAGTATCGCGACCCCGCGGCGGGCGGCGCGACCGGGCAGGATCGCGTCGCGACGGTCACGTTCCGCGTCGCCGAGGACGCGGACGGGACCACCGCGCCCCTGAACGTCACGGCGGTCGACGCCGGACTGGCCAACGACTGGCCGGTACAGTCGTTCACGCACAACGGAAGCGTGGTCGTCGAGGCGGGCACCGGCGTCGTCGACGCGTCGGCGCCGGAACCGGCCGGCGAGAACGGGGAGACGAACGACGGGGATAGCGTCGACATCGGCGATGCGGTTCCGGGATTCGTCGCCGGCACCGCGCTCGCAACGCTCGTCGGCGTCTGTCTCGCGAGCGTCGCGCGGCGGCCCTGA
- a CDS encoding adenylyltransferase/cytidyltransferase family protein, translated as MTRTVIAQGTFDILHPGHVHYLEESAAMGDELIVIVARKANVDHKEKPICPATQRRDVVGALEAVDEAILGHEEDIFVPIEEIDPDVIALGHDQHHDDDAIEAELERRGIDCTVERASSRGPSAEAEILSTRLIIDRILERRG; from the coding sequence GTGACCCGAACGGTCATCGCCCAGGGGACGTTCGACATCCTTCACCCCGGGCACGTCCACTATCTCGAGGAGAGCGCGGCGATGGGCGACGAACTGATCGTCATCGTCGCCCGCAAGGCCAACGTCGACCACAAGGAGAAGCCGATCTGTCCCGCGACCCAGCGCCGCGACGTCGTCGGCGCCCTCGAGGCCGTCGACGAGGCCATTCTGGGCCACGAGGAGGACATCTTCGTCCCCATCGAGGAGATCGACCCGGACGTGATCGCGCTGGGCCACGACCAGCACCACGACGACGACGCCATCGAGGCCGAACTCGAGCGGCGCGGGATCGACTGTACCGTCGAACGCGCGAGCTCCCGCGGACCGAGCGCCGAGGCGGAGATCCTCTCGACGCGGCTGATCATCGATCGGATCCTCGAGCGACGCGGCTGA